The following are from one region of the Nicotiana tabacum cultivar K326 chromosome 3, ASM71507v2, whole genome shotgun sequence genome:
- the LOC107810346 gene encoding oil body-associated protein 2C-like produces the protein MAATTGTHGQGEQIPPGKPMSTEQHMLDKGAQMLQSLTPVKQMNQHVCTFALYNHDMNRQIKTHHYVTRLNQDFLQCAVYDSDHSTARLIGVEYIVSDRIFETLPEEEQKLWHSHAYEIKSGLWVNPRAPEMVVKRELENIAKTYGKFWCTWQTDRGDKLPIGAPALMMSPQAVNLGMIKPELIQKRDDKYNMSTDAMKKSRLEIAEPEWLNPQADYWKQHGKCFVVDVEDVEMKKRAPFP, from the exons ATGGCTGCAACGACGGGAACCCACGGTCAAGGGGAGCAGATACCGCCTGGAAAACCCATGTCAACGGAGCAACACATGCTGGATAAAGGTGCTCAGATGCTGCAGTCTTTGACTCCAGTCAAACAAATGAACCAGCATGTTTGTACTTTTGCACTCTACAACCATGACATGAATCGTCAAATTAAAACTCACCATTATGTCACTCGTCTCAATCAAGATTTTCTCCAATGTGCTGTTTACGACTCTGATCATTCCACCGCCCGCCTAATCG gaGTGGAGTATATAGTATCTGATCGTATCTTTGAAACCTTGCCTGAAGAAGAGCAAAAACTTTGGCATTCTCATGCTTATGAG ATAAAATCAGGACTGTGGGTGAATCCTAGAGCTCCAGAAATGGTGGTAAAGCGTGAACTTGAAAATATTGCCAAGACGTACGGCAAATTCTGGTGCACATGGCAAACAGATAGAG GTGATAAGCTACCAATTGGGGCACCAGCGCTGATGATGTCGCCGCAGGCAGTGAATTTGGGGATGATTAAGCCAGAACTAATCCAGAAAAGAGATGACAAGTATAATATGTCGACTGATGCCATGAAGAAGTCGAGGCTGGAGATAGCGGAACCCGAGTGGCTTAATCCTCAGGCAGATTATTGGAAACAGCACGGCAAGTGTTTCGTGGTCGATGTAGAGGATGTGGAGATGAAGAAGAGAGCTCCTTTCCCATGA
- the LOC107810351 gene encoding MACPF domain-containing protein CAD1, which produces MDSNPNKSSCLASDALITTLSNSIQALGRGFDVTSDIRLLYCKGTPGSRLVHLDEANRVDLLVPDGVGVLIPNVTADIEISLGMRNIEATPVCTFHEMAKYFNAMSNISEDVPLGSFNAMFNFTGSWQHDAAATKSLAMIGHVIPLYTVRLVKLDLLLRDEIKRAVPYSWDPASLASFIENYGTHIVTSATIGGRDVVYIKQHQSSPLSVSDIEDYVKDIGDQRFSDLKNLSSAGPLRYKDKDVTVIFRRRGGDDLEQSHEKWARTVETSPDVINMTFTPIVSLLEEVPGIKYLSRAIELYLEYKPPIEDLQYFLDYQIARVWAPEQNNLQRKEPVCASLQFSLMSPKLYISPDQVTVGRKPVTGLRLSLEGSKQNRLSVNLQHLVSLPKILQPHWDTHMAIGAPKWKGPEEQDSRWFEPIKWKNFSHVSTAPIEHTETSIGDLSGVYIVTGAQLGFWNFGAKSVLHLKLLFSKVPGCTIRRSVWDHSPSNLSAVQRIDGSSTSLVNEKTAENKRGDSSSQMGKLAKIVDMTEMSKGPQDAPGHWLVTGAKLGVDKGKIVLRVKYSLLNY; this is translated from the exons ATGGATTCAAATCCCAACAAGTCTTCTTGTTTAGCCTCAGATGCTTTGATTACTACTCTCAGCAACTCAATCCAAGCTTTGGGTAGAGGGTTTGATGTCACTTCTGATATTAGGCTTCTGTACTGTAAAGGGACACCAGGTTCTCGTTTAGTTCATCTTGATGAAGCAAATCGTGTGGATCTTTTGGTCCCAGATGGGGTTGGTGTTTTGATTCCAAATGTTACAGCGGATATTGAAATTTCACTTGGGATGAGAAATATCGAGGCCACACCTGTTTGTACCTTCCATGAG ATGGCAAAGTACTTCAATGCAATGTCGAATATATCTGAAGATGTTCCACTTGGGAGTTTTAATGCCATGTTTAACTTCACTGGTTCATGGCAACATGATGCAGCAGCTACTAAATCCCTTGCCATGATTGGACATGTTATCCCACTCTATACAGTCAGATTAGTAAAGCTAGATTTACTTCTGCGGGATGAAATCAAGCGCGCTGTTCCATACTCTTGGGATCCTGCATCGCTGGCAAG CTTTATTGAAAACTATGGCACCCATATTGTCACCTCCGCGACTATTGGTGGTAGGGATGTAGTTTATATTAAACAGCACCAGTCATCTCCTTTATCAGTTTCAGACATTGAAGACTATGTGAAAGACATTGGAGATCAGAGATTCTCCGATTTGAAGAATCTCTCAAGTGCCGGACCTTTAAGATACAAGGACAAG GACGTTACAGTTATTTTCCGCAGAAGAGGAGGTGATGACCTGGAGCAGAGTCATGAAAAGTGGGCAAGGACTGTAGAAACATCACCAGATGTGATCAACATGACATTTACTCCTATTGTGTCATTGCTTGAAGAGGTGCCTGGAATAAAGTACCTGAGCCGTGCAATTGAGTTATACTTGGAAT ACAAGCCACCAATAGAAGATTTACAATATTTCTTAGATTACCAAATAGCTCGTGTGTGGGCTCCAGAGCAAAATAACTTGCAAAGAAAGGAGCCTGTATGTGCTTCCCTACAATTCAGTTTGATGAGTCCTAAGCTGTATATTAGCCCAGATCAG GTGACAGTGGGGCGTAAGCCAGTGACAGGGCTCAGGCTCAGCCTAGAAGGTAGCAAGCAGAACCGTCTTTCAGTCAATTTGCAGCACCTCGTTTCCCTTCCTAAGATCCTTCAACCCCACTGGGACACACACATGGCTATAGGTGCACCAAAATGGAAAGGTCCCGAGGAGCAGGATAGCAGATGGTTTGAACCAATCAAGTGGAAGAATTTCTCCCACGTAAGCACAGCACCTATTGAACACACTGAGACTTCCATTGGAGATCTCTCTGGTGTTTACATTGTGACGGGGGCTCAGCTTGGTTTTTGGAATTTTGGTGCCAAGAGTGTCTTGCATTTGAAACTCCTTTTTTCCAAGGTACCTGGTTGTACAATAAGAAGATCAGTATGGGATCATAGTCCATCAAACCTATCAGCAGTACAAAGGATTGATGGTTCTTCAACATCACTTGTGAACGAAAAAACTGCCGAAAACAAGAGAGGAGATAGTTCCAGCCAAATGGGGAAATTGGCAAAGATTGTAGACATGACAGAAATGTCAAAGGGGCCACAGGATGCACCAGGGCACTGGTTGGTAACAGGAGCTAAACTTGGGGTTGATAAAGGAAAAATTGTGCTAAGAGTGAAGTATTCCCTGTTGAATTACTAA
- the LOC107810348 gene encoding oil body-associated protein 2A-like — translation MASSDQTPGPMPPGDGSVPPGKSMTIGQHIIDKGAQVMQSLKPIKQMSQHVCTFAMYSHDISRQIETHHYVSRVNQDFLQCAVYDSDDSKGRLIGVEYIISDRIFETLPSEEQKLWHTHEYEIISGLWVNPRVPEMVQKPELENLARTYGKFWCTWQIDRGDRLPLGAPTLMMSPQGVNLGMVAPELVKKRDEKYGISSQELEKTRMDIAGPETMNPYANYWMQTAKGFAIDVELIDMKKCAPFP, via the exons ATGGCTTCTAGCGATCAAACACCGGGTCCAATGCCGCCAGGTGATGGCTCTGTGCCGCCAGGGAAATCAATGACAATAGGGCAACATATTATAGACAAAGGGGCTCAAGTAATGCAGTCTTTAAAACCCATCAAGCAGATGAGTCAGCATGTCTGCACCTTCGCTATGTACAGCCATGATATATCTCGCCAGATTGAGACTCACCACTATGTGAGTCGAGTTAATCAGGATTTCCTTCAGTGTGCTGTTTATGATTCTGATGATTCTAAAGGACGCCTAATTG GCGTAGAATATATTATATCGGATCGAATCTTTGAAACTCTTCCATCTGAGGAACAGAAACTCTGGCACACTCACGAGTACGAG ATTATATCAGGCCTTTGGGTGAACCCAAGAGTTCCAGAAATGGTGCAAAAGCCCGAACTTGAGAATCTTGCTCGAACTTATGGCAAGTTTTGGTGCACCTGGCAAATTGATAGGG GTGATAGGCTTCCACTTGGAGCACCTACCTTGATGATGTCTCCACAAGGTGTGAACCTAGGCATGGTGGCACCAGAGCTAGTGAAGAAAAGAGACGAAAAATATGGTATTTCTTCACAGGAACTGGAAAAGACAAGAATGGATATTGCTGGGCCAGAGACCATGAATCCCTATGCTAACTATTGGATGCAAACTGCCAAGGGTTTTGCCATTGATGTGGAGCTTATTGATATGAAAAAGTGTGCACCTTTTCCGTGA